In the genome of Anas platyrhynchos isolate ZD024472 breed Pekin duck chromosome 21, IASCAAS_PekinDuck_T2T, whole genome shotgun sequence, one region contains:
- the XKR7 gene encoding XK-related protein 7, with translation MAAKSDGGGGPAVRLESPGGGGDGGGGGGGGGGGTRRAAEGVASPPSRRYRLRDGCWVLGALLVCFADGASDLWLAAHYYVRGQRWWFGLTLLFVLLPSLVVQLLSFRWFVYDFAAAAAGSTKDSAGSTKDSARGPRGCCRLCVWLLQGCIHLLQLGQVWRYLRTLYLGLQSRWQAEHRRRHFYWRMMFESADISMLRLLETFLKSAPQLVLQLSIMVQQNSIEPLQGLSASASLVSLAWMIASYQKVLRDSREDKLPMSYKGAIVQILWHLFTIAARAIAFALFASVFQLYFGIFIVTHWCIMTFWIIQGETDFCMSKWEEIIYNMVVGIIYIFCWFNVKEGRSRYRMCIYYIITLSENAALTALWFLYYNRETTSDFDALILVCVVSSSFALGIFFMFIYYCLLHPNGPMFGPHAGGCIFRQQPPPAPGSPADAVTSPPRSLPRTTGGEREGAPGDRDSCVPVFQVRPCAPTPPAARAPRTEGPVIRIDLPRKKYPAWDAHFIDRRLRKTILALEYASPTTPRLQYRTAGVSQELLEYETTV, from the exons ATGGCCGCGAAATcggacggcggcggcggcccggcCGTGCGCTTGGAGAGCCCGGGGGGCGGtggagatggaggaggaggaggagggggcggcGGAGGGGGGACCCGGAGGGCGGCGGAGGGGGTCGCGTCCCCCCCGTCCAGGCGGTACCGGCTGCGGGAcggctgctgggtgctgggcgCGTTGCTCGTTTGCTTCGCCGACGGCGCCTCGGACCTGTGGCTGGCGGCCCACTACTACGTGCGGGGGCAGCGCTGGTGGTTCGGGCTGACGCTGCTCTTcgtgctgctgccctccctcGTGGTGCAGCTGCTCAGCTTCAGGTGGTTCGTCTACGActtcgccgccgccgccgccggcagCACCAAGGACAGCGCCGGCAGCACCAAGGACAGCGCCCGCGGCCCCCGCGGCTGCTGCCGCCTCTGCgtctggctgctgcagggctgcatccacctgctgcagctggggcaggtCTGGAG GTACCTCCGCACGCTGtacctggggctgcagagccggTGGCAGGCCGAGCACCGCCGGCGCCACTTCTACTGGCGGATGATGTTTGAGAGCGCGGACATCAGCATGCTGCGCCTGCTGGAGACCTTCCTGAAGAGCGCGCCCCAGCTcgtgctgcagctcagcatcaTGGTGCAGCAGAACAGCATCGAGCCGCTGCAAG GGCTCTCGGCCTCGGCCTCGCTCGTCTCCCTGGCGTGGATGATCGCCTCCTACCAGAAGGTGCTGCGGGACTCGCGGGAGGACAAGCTGCCCATGTCCTACAAGGGGGCCATCGTGCAGATCCTGTGGCACCTCTTCACCATCGCCGCCCGCGCCATCGCCTTCGCCCTCTTCGCCTCCGTGTTCCAGCTCTACTTCGGCATCTTCATCGTCACCCACTGGTGCATCATGACCTTCTGGATCATCCAGGGCGAGACGGACTTCTGCATGTCCAAGTGGGAGGAGATCATCTACAACATGGTGGTGGGCATCATCTACATCTTCTGCTGGTTCAACGTCAAGGAGGGACGGAGCCGCTACCGCATGTGCATCTACTACATCATCACGCTGTCCGAAAACGCCGCCCTCACCGCCCTCTGGTTCCTCTACTACAACCGCGAGACCACGTCCGACTTCGACGCCTTAATCCTCGTCTGCGTGGTCAGCTCCAGCTTCGCCCTCGGCATCTTCTTCATGTTCATCTACTACTGCCTCTTGCACCCCAACGGCCCCATGTTCGGCCCCCACGCCGGGGGCTGCATTTTCCGGCAGCAGCCGCCACCGGCGCCGGGGTCCCCCGCGGACGCCGTCACCAGCCCCCCGCGCTCGCTGCCGCGGACTACAGGGGGGGAGCGGGAAGGGGCTCCGGGGGACCGGGACAGCTGCGTGCCCGTCTTTCAGGTGCGCCCCTGCGCCCCTACACCGCCGGCCGCCCGCGCCCCTCGGACAGAGGGTCCCGTCATCCGCATAGACCTGCCCAGGAAGAAGTACCCGGCCTGGGACGCCCACTTCATCGACCGGCGCCTTCGGAAAACCATCCTGGCGCTGGAGTACGCCTCCCCCACCACCCCGCGCCTGCAGTACCGCACCGCCGGCGTTTCCCAGGAGCTCCTGGAGTACGAGACCACCGTGTAG